Proteins from one Embleya scabrispora genomic window:
- a CDS encoding peptidoglycan D,D-transpeptidase FtsI family protein has product MNKPLRRVSVFCLILVAALMLRANWVQVVKADDYANNSHNKRAIYEKYSHPRGDFLVENKPITSSVKTDDKQYEFLRKYEFGPMYAPVTGYISPFVGSNLLENLDDDILSGKDSRLFVRKVLDTVTNKGTRGGNVALTINAKAQEAAYNGLKDKTGAAVALDPDTGKVLAMVSTPSYDPNVLAQNDRNAVAEAYDQMTLDTNPKLKKPDTKFDPKMPMDNRALRYTYPPGSTFKLITAAAALSEGKAKPNEAPAVPLKGDTLFYPSSNQGLSEASHQGCIGATLQRALELSCNTVFAQLGTDVGEAKLKEQAEKFGFNNFGKGVNTNPLDIPTRAKPSLFPGSNDGGQLMRASIGQESVAATPIEMAMVAAGIANNGKVMKPYVVDELRAQNLSVLEKTQPQMISEAVSPEVSAQLRDMMQAVVKDGTGKPAAIPGVEVGGKTGTAQQGFNNGKKPYAWFVSYAKGPDGKSVAVAVVVEPDTEIDRSDIAGGQLAGPIAKAIMEAVVKK; this is encoded by the coding sequence GTGAACAAACCGTTGAGGCGGGTCTCCGTCTTCTGTCTGATCCTGGTCGCGGCACTGATGCTGCGGGCCAACTGGGTCCAGGTCGTCAAGGCCGACGACTACGCGAACAACAGCCACAACAAGCGGGCGATCTACGAGAAGTACTCGCATCCGCGAGGCGACTTCCTGGTCGAGAACAAGCCGATCACCAGCTCGGTCAAGACCGACGACAAACAGTACGAGTTCCTGCGCAAGTACGAGTTCGGCCCGATGTACGCGCCGGTCACCGGCTACATCTCGCCGTTCGTCGGCAGCAACCTGCTGGAGAACCTCGACGACGACATCCTCAGCGGCAAGGACAGCCGGCTGTTCGTGCGCAAGGTGCTCGACACGGTCACCAACAAGGGCACCCGGGGCGGCAACGTCGCGCTGACGATCAACGCCAAGGCGCAGGAGGCCGCGTACAACGGCCTCAAGGACAAGACCGGCGCGGCGGTGGCGCTCGACCCGGACACCGGCAAGGTGCTGGCGATGGTCAGCACGCCGTCCTACGACCCGAACGTGCTGGCCCAGAACGACCGCAACGCGGTGGCCGAGGCGTATGACCAGATGACCCTGGACACCAATCCGAAGCTGAAGAAGCCGGACACCAAGTTCGACCCGAAGATGCCGATGGACAACCGGGCGCTGCGCTACACCTATCCGCCCGGGTCGACCTTCAAGCTGATCACCGCGGCGGCGGCGCTGTCCGAGGGCAAGGCCAAGCCGAACGAGGCGCCGGCGGTCCCGCTCAAGGGCGACACGCTGTTCTACCCGTCCTCGAACCAGGGCCTGAGCGAGGCCTCGCACCAGGGCTGCATCGGCGCCACCCTGCAGCGGGCGCTCGAACTGTCCTGCAACACCGTCTTCGCCCAGCTCGGCACCGACGTCGGCGAGGCGAAGCTCAAGGAGCAGGCCGAGAAGTTCGGCTTCAACAACTTCGGCAAGGGTGTCAACACCAATCCGCTCGACATCCCCACGCGGGCCAAGCCCAGCCTGTTCCCGGGCAGCAACGACGGCGGACAGCTCATGCGGGCCTCGATCGGCCAGGAGAGCGTGGCGGCCACCCCGATCGAGATGGCCATGGTCGCCGCCGGGATCGCCAACAACGGCAAGGTGATGAAGCCGTACGTGGTGGACGAGTTGCGGGCGCAGAACCTCTCGGTGCTGGAGAAGACCCAACCGCAGATGATCAGCGAGGCGGTCTCGCCCGAGGTCTCGGCACAGCTGCGGGACATGATGCAGGCCGTCGTCAAGGACGGCACCGGCAAGCCGGCCGCGATCCCGGGCGTCGAGGTCGGCGGCAAGACCGGCACCGCGCAGCAGGGGTTCAACAACGGCAAGAAGCCGTACGCGTGGTTCGTCTCGTACGCCAAGGGCCCGGACGGCAAGAGTGTGGCCGTCGCGGTCGTGGTGGAGCCGGACACCGAGATCGACCGCAGCGACATCGCCGGGGGCCAGCTCGCCGGCCCGATCGCCAAGGCGATCATGGAAGCCGTGGTCAAGAAGTGA
- the pknB gene encoding Stk1 family PASTA domain-containing Ser/Thr kinase, whose product MEEPRRLGDRYEIGAVLGRGGMAEVYMGRDIRLGRSVAVKTLRADLARDPTFQARFRREAQSAASLNHPAIVAVYDTGEDYIDGISIPYIVMEYVDGSTLRELLHSGRRLLPERALEMTAGVLQALEYSHRNGIIHRDIKPANVMLTRQGTVKVMDFGIARSMADNGMTMTQTAAVIGTAQYLSPEQARGETVDARTDLYSTGCLLYELLTERPPFIGDSPVAVAYQHVREDPLPPSTFDPEVSPTIDSIVLKSLAKNPDNRYQSADEMRADIERALHGLPVGAPSVMAAPMGADPATQYLPPTAGGATQVIPAHGQGPAGGQYELDDNDRRRDEPKKSRGGAWILLALACIAVLVAAFFIGKTLMGDGEDKSAAVPTLTGKTLEEATKAVDNAGFKINMNNDPSQCPKDATGTKGTICKQTPTAGGSAKKGDTIQVWAFGGPKKTTVPPGLKGASEEDATKKLKDAGLLADPVRSQTLTNCTRDTVCSTSPDAGAELNEGDKVTLNIFTGKTQVQVPQVIGLSYDDAKAKLENLGFKVTKSSDQYTTEKPAGQVFKQSENAGSKVNEGGTINLTVSKGPAPATTAPPATGTPGGNTGTSSPPPSGGNNQGGGSGSNPLMGGDLRGGHGNWPN is encoded by the coding sequence ATGGAAGAGCCGCGTCGCCTCGGCGACCGGTACGAGATCGGCGCGGTCCTCGGCCGTGGTGGCATGGCCGAGGTGTACATGGGCCGTGACATTCGTCTGGGACGCAGTGTGGCGGTCAAGACACTGCGCGCCGATCTCGCCCGTGACCCAACGTTCCAGGCCCGGTTCCGCCGCGAGGCGCAGTCGGCCGCCTCGTTGAACCACCCGGCGATCGTCGCGGTCTACGACACCGGCGAGGACTACATCGACGGGATCTCGATCCCGTACATCGTGATGGAGTACGTGGACGGCTCGACGCTGCGCGAGCTGCTGCACTCCGGCCGCCGGCTGCTGCCGGAACGGGCTCTGGAGATGACCGCCGGCGTGCTCCAGGCGCTGGAGTACAGCCACCGCAACGGGATCATCCACCGCGACATCAAGCCCGCCAACGTCATGCTGACGCGGCAGGGCACGGTCAAGGTGATGGACTTCGGCATCGCGCGGTCCATGGCCGACAACGGCATGACCATGACGCAGACCGCGGCCGTGATCGGCACCGCCCAGTACCTGTCCCCGGAGCAGGCCCGCGGCGAGACCGTGGACGCCCGGACCGACCTGTACTCCACCGGCTGCCTGCTCTACGAACTGCTGACCGAACGCCCGCCGTTCATCGGTGACTCCCCGGTCGCGGTGGCCTATCAGCACGTCCGCGAGGACCCGCTGCCGCCGAGCACGTTCGACCCGGAGGTCTCGCCGACCATCGACTCGATCGTGCTCAAGTCGCTGGCGAAGAACCCGGACAACCGGTACCAGAGCGCCGACGAGATGCGCGCCGACATCGAGCGGGCGCTGCACGGCCTGCCGGTGGGCGCGCCGAGCGTGATGGCCGCGCCGATGGGGGCCGACCCGGCGACGCAGTACCTGCCGCCGACGGCGGGCGGGGCGACCCAGGTCATCCCGGCACACGGTCAGGGCCCGGCCGGCGGGCAGTACGAACTCGACGACAACGACCGCCGCCGGGACGAGCCGAAGAAGTCCCGGGGCGGTGCCTGGATCCTGCTGGCGCTGGCCTGCATCGCGGTGTTGGTCGCCGCCTTCTTCATCGGCAAGACCCTGATGGGCGACGGCGAGGACAAGTCGGCGGCGGTGCCCACCCTGACCGGCAAGACCCTGGAGGAAGCCACCAAGGCGGTGGACAACGCCGGGTTCAAGATCAACATGAACAACGACCCGTCGCAGTGCCCCAAGGACGCCACCGGGACCAAGGGGACCATCTGCAAGCAGACCCCGACGGCCGGAGGCAGCGCCAAGAAGGGCGACACCATCCAGGTCTGGGCCTTCGGCGGCCCGAAGAAGACCACCGTCCCGCCGGGCCTCAAGGGCGCCTCCGAGGAGGACGCGACCAAGAAGCTCAAGGACGCCGGCCTCCTGGCCGACCCCGTGCGCAGCCAGACGCTGACCAACTGCACCCGGGACACCGTCTGCTCGACCAGCCCCGACGCGGGTGCCGAGTTGAACGAGGGCGACAAGGTCACCCTCAACATCTTCACCGGCAAGACGCAGGTGCAGGTGCCGCAGGTGATCGGCCTGAGCTACGACGACGCCAAGGCCAAGCTGGAGAACCTCGGGTTCAAGGTCACCAAGTCCTCCGACCAGTACACGACGGAGAAGCCGGCCGGCCAGGTGTTCAAGCAGAGCGAGAACGCGGGCTCGAAGGTCAACGAGGGCGGCACGATCAACCTGACCGTCTCCAAGGGCCCGGCCCCGGCCACCACGGCCCCTCCGGCCACGGGCACCCCGGGCGGCAACACGGGCACCAGCAGCCCGCCCCCGTCCGGCGGCAACAACCAGGGCGGCGGCAGCGGCAGCAACCCGCTCATGGGCGGCGACCTGAGAGGCGGCCACGGCAACTGGCCGAACTGA
- a CDS encoding FtsW/RodA/SpoVE family cell cycle protein, with protein MSNTTITPQAAPNRRNTELMMLGFAVLVPMLAYANVGLAGDGSLPMGSVIKYGFGLGVFAGIAHLLVRKFAPYADPLLLPLATFLNGMGLMFINRLDLDIVKGIGLGGRHGTAAAGSQLMYSAIGIGLFVGIVVLLKDHRLLQRYTYTFMALALVLLVSPIPFPGDMYGAKIWIRLGPFNFQPGEFTKIVLTIFFAGYLMAKRDALALASRKVMGLYFPRGRDMGPIVVVWLLSILILVFERDLGTSLLFFGLFVVMLYVATERTSWLLFGLFMAIGGAVVVGTLEPHVHDRVAAWLDPLAAYNGSGSVQSEQLAQALFGYGTGGLLGTGLNQGHPTEIGFAARSDFILTTVGEELGLAGMMAIFMVYALLIERGLRTSLAARDPFGKLLAAGLSVTIALQVFVVAGGVTGLIPLTGMTMPFLAQGGSSVITNWALVAILIRISDTARRPAPPAGTFDPGAGVAPRRGSHASGRDGTPAGGTTPPPSATPADGSSAPDPEALTVAGGVPSAPGGPGSPPPGGSGTPPRPFVPPPNPGGGAPFGPPGQGGSGGPNP; from the coding sequence GTGAGCAACACGACGATCACCCCCCAAGCCGCACCGAATCGCCGCAACACCGAGTTGATGATGCTCGGATTCGCGGTCCTGGTGCCGATGCTGGCCTACGCCAACGTGGGACTGGCGGGGGACGGGTCACTGCCCATGGGCAGCGTGATCAAGTACGGCTTCGGCCTCGGCGTCTTCGCGGGAATCGCGCACCTGCTGGTCCGCAAGTTCGCGCCGTACGCCGACCCGCTGCTGCTGCCGTTGGCCACGTTCCTCAACGGCATGGGCCTGATGTTCATCAATCGGCTCGACCTGGACATCGTCAAGGGCATCGGCCTGGGCGGCAGGCACGGCACCGCGGCGGCCGGTTCGCAGCTGATGTACTCGGCGATCGGCATCGGGCTGTTCGTGGGCATCGTGGTGCTCCTGAAGGACCACCGGCTGCTCCAGCGCTACACGTACACGTTCATGGCGCTCGCGCTGGTCCTGCTCGTGTCGCCGATCCCGTTCCCGGGCGACATGTACGGCGCGAAGATCTGGATCCGGCTCGGCCCGTTCAACTTCCAGCCCGGCGAGTTCACCAAGATCGTGCTGACGATCTTCTTCGCGGGTTACCTGATGGCCAAACGCGACGCGCTCGCGCTGGCCAGCCGCAAGGTGATGGGGCTGTACTTCCCGCGCGGTCGGGACATGGGCCCGATCGTGGTGGTGTGGCTGCTGAGCATCCTGATCCTGGTGTTCGAGCGCGACCTCGGCACCTCGCTGCTGTTCTTCGGGCTGTTCGTGGTCATGCTCTACGTGGCCACCGAGCGCACGAGTTGGCTGCTGTTCGGTCTGTTCATGGCCATCGGCGGCGCGGTCGTGGTCGGCACGCTCGAACCGCACGTGCACGACCGCGTGGCGGCCTGGCTGGATCCGCTGGCCGCCTACAACGGCAGCGGGTCGGTACAGTCCGAGCAGCTGGCCCAGGCCCTGTTCGGCTACGGCACCGGCGGCCTGCTCGGCACCGGCCTCAACCAGGGCCACCCGACCGAGATCGGCTTCGCCGCGCGCAGCGACTTCATCCTGACCACGGTCGGCGAGGAGTTGGGCCTGGCCGGGATGATGGCCATCTTCATGGTGTACGCGCTGCTGATCGAGCGTGGTCTGCGTACCTCGCTGGCCGCGCGCGACCCGTTCGGCAAGCTGCTCGCGGCCGGTCTGTCGGTCACCATCGCGCTCCAGGTCTTCGTGGTCGCGGGCGGTGTCACCGGCCTGATCCCGCTGACCGGTATGACGATGCCGTTCCTGGCCCAGGGCGGCTCGTCCGTGATCACCAACTGGGCGCTGGTGGCGATCCTGATCCGGATCAGCGACACCGCCCGCCGGCCCGCACCGCCCGCCGGAACCTTCGACCCGGGCGCGGGAGTTGCTCCTCGTCGCGGCTCGCACGCCTCGGGCCGCGACGGCACTCCGGCCGGGGGCACCACCCCGCCGCCGAGCGCGACGCCCGCCGACGGTTCCTCGGCTCCCGATCCCGAGGCGCTGACCGTGGCGGGCGGGGTGCCGAGCGCCCCCGGTGGCCCCGGCAGCCCGCCTCCGGGCGGCTCCGGAACGCCACCCAGACCATTCGTCCCCCCGCCGAACCCCGGTGGCGGAGCTCCATTCGGCCCTCCGGGCCAGGGCGGCTCCGGCGGGCCGAACCCGTGA